One genomic region from Streptomyces sp. NBC_00582 encodes:
- a CDS encoding ATP-binding protein produces the protein MTTVASRAGNLPVAFTSFLGRQSEVTKIRGMLQTVRLLTLAGPGGIGKTRLALEVAALSAKTFPDGAWLVDLAPVREPETLAGVAAAALEVPDLGGRTAVERLAGHLAVRRTLIVLDNCEHLSGACAELAKTLLSAAPELHILATSRHMLGFTGEHVFTVAPLPPQDAADLLRDRATAVRPEFKVSEANRVRVARLCADLDGLPLAIELAASRLRTLTVEQVADRLEDRLGLLTSGSPTAPPHQRTLRGTIAWSYELCAPVERLLWNRLSVFAGGFDLDAADSVCAVDGIGEDEVLDLLDRLVGQSVVLTTETEGLRRYRLLESIRQYGQEKLVAAGEEELLRRRHRDYFLTLAQRIDDGWYGRGQAEALARLRAEHPNLLAALDQDADPQARLALAAALGFHWCVGGFLSEGRRQCDVALAAAPEPTPERGRALCVAAWVALTQGDLAAADRWLDEADALAEQLGDAVLRAQVGGFRGVSADYRGKPEESIPRYEDAWATLTALGDERQATSWLLALACVQAYAADPRAAEIGSRLIAAFESDGEHWGRAQLLMALGHNAWDRRDRESAKALTRSALENMRGFNDYAMVARMLELLAWATASGGDHGRAARLLGVAGALWRGAGTSISAFGPHMVEQHACCEKAVTGALGTVAYAQALAEGGRYDSPRVAIQYALDPAQESAGSTVGTALLTVREREVAALVAKGMSNRQIASALGLSPRTVDRHVQNILGKLGFGSRARIASWWSAAAQESTA, from the coding sequence GTGACCACCGTAGCGTCACGGGCGGGGAACCTGCCCGTCGCGTTCACCAGCTTCCTCGGCAGGCAGTCGGAGGTCACCAAGATCCGCGGCATGCTGCAGACGGTGCGACTGCTGACGCTCGCCGGCCCGGGCGGGATCGGTAAAACCCGGCTCGCGTTGGAGGTGGCCGCCCTCTCGGCGAAGACCTTCCCCGACGGGGCATGGCTGGTGGATCTGGCCCCGGTACGGGAGCCGGAGACGCTGGCTGGTGTGGCCGCAGCCGCGCTGGAGGTGCCCGACCTTGGCGGCCGGACCGCTGTGGAACGGCTCGCGGGACATCTGGCCGTGCGGCGGACGTTGATAGTGCTGGACAACTGCGAGCACCTGTCCGGTGCCTGCGCCGAGCTGGCGAAGACTCTGCTTTCCGCCGCCCCGGAGCTGCACATCCTGGCCACGAGCCGCCACATGCTCGGCTTCACGGGCGAGCATGTCTTCACCGTCGCCCCGCTGCCGCCGCAGGACGCAGCCGACCTGCTGCGGGACCGTGCCACCGCGGTCCGGCCCGAGTTCAAGGTCAGCGAGGCGAACCGGGTCCGGGTCGCCCGGCTGTGCGCGGATCTGGACGGGTTGCCGCTGGCGATCGAACTGGCCGCGTCCCGGCTGCGCACGCTCACCGTCGAACAGGTCGCGGACCGACTGGAGGACCGCTTGGGGCTGCTCACCAGCGGCAGCCCGACCGCGCCGCCCCACCAGCGCACGCTGCGCGGGACGATCGCCTGGAGCTACGAGCTGTGCGCCCCGGTTGAGCGGCTGCTGTGGAACCGGCTGTCGGTCTTCGCCGGCGGATTCGATCTGGACGCCGCCGACAGCGTGTGCGCCGTGGACGGTATCGGGGAGGACGAGGTCCTGGACCTCTTGGACCGTCTGGTCGGTCAGTCCGTCGTCCTGACCACCGAAACCGAGGGACTGCGGCGCTACCGGCTGCTGGAGTCCATCCGGCAGTACGGACAGGAGAAGCTGGTGGCGGCCGGGGAGGAGGAGCTGCTGCGACGGCGGCACCGCGACTACTTCCTCACCCTCGCCCAGCGCATCGACGATGGTTGGTACGGCCGCGGCCAGGCGGAGGCCCTGGCCCGGTTGCGCGCCGAGCACCCCAATCTTCTCGCGGCCCTCGACCAGGACGCCGACCCGCAGGCCAGGCTGGCGCTGGCCGCGGCGTTGGGCTTCCACTGGTGCGTCGGTGGATTCCTCTCCGAGGGGCGCCGTCAGTGCGACGTGGCGCTGGCGGCGGCGCCCGAGCCCACACCGGAACGCGGCCGGGCTCTGTGTGTGGCCGCTTGGGTGGCGCTGACCCAGGGTGACCTGGCGGCGGCCGACCGGTGGCTGGACGAGGCCGACGCCCTGGCGGAGCAGTTGGGCGACGCCGTCCTGCGCGCCCAGGTGGGTGGCTTCCGCGGCGTATCAGCGGACTACCGGGGAAAACCGGAGGAAAGCATTCCTCGGTACGAGGACGCGTGGGCCACCCTCACGGCTTTGGGCGATGAACGTCAAGCGACCTCCTGGTTGCTGGCACTGGCCTGTGTCCAGGCCTATGCCGCTGACCCGCGCGCCGCGGAGATCGGCAGCCGGCTGATCGCCGCCTTCGAGTCCGACGGGGAGCATTGGGGCCGCGCGCAGCTGCTGATGGCACTGGGCCACAACGCCTGGGACCGCCGTGACCGGGAGTCGGCCAAGGCGCTGACCCGGTCAGCGCTGGAGAACATGCGCGGCTTCAACGACTACGCGATGGTCGCGCGGATGCTGGAACTGCTCGCGTGGGCCACCGCCTCCGGCGGCGATCACGGGCGGGCTGCTCGCCTGCTGGGCGTTGCCGGTGCGCTGTGGCGTGGCGCCGGCACCTCCATCTCCGCCTTCGGCCCGCACATGGTCGAGCAGCATGCGTGCTGTGAGAAAGCGGTCACAGGCGCTCTGGGCACAGTGGCATACGCGCAGGCGCTCGCGGAAGGCGGCCGCTACGACAGCCCCAGGGTGGCCATCCAGTACGCCCTGGACCCTGCCCAGGAGTCGGCCGGATCGACTGTCGGCACGGCCCTGCTCACCGTCCGGGAGCGCGAAGTGGCGGCGCTGGTCGCCAAGGGGATGAGCAACCGGCAGATCGCCTCCGCGCTCGGGCTGTCGCCGCGGACCGTCGACCGGCACGTCCAGAACATCCTGGGCAAACTCGGCTTCGGCTCCCGCGCTCGTATCGCGTCCTGGTGGTCCGCCGCCGCCCAGGAATCCACTGCGTAG